ttgattaaatgtaaatgtgataattttacaattatcatataattccttgagatacaaaagaattcaataatagcaaaaatttttaattaatttaaaaagtactatattgaaaaaaaaactgaaatttttttaatggaaatttGCACTTAATATATGCATGTAgcaagttaaataatttacaagtatatcttacttgttttatattatgtttagaGAGATACAATGAAATTTGATTTACTTTTGTATTGAaatctatatatcatatagatataaattattaaaccaaAATAGctcgaattattatttgttcattaaacagatattttatgtttgtttcaattaattactCTCTGTTTACAATACGTGAATAAAATTTCGGcgaataaactaaaattacaATGACACTTAATCAGTCTTATTACTTATTACTTgcttatttattctttttataaaagatgaaaatcaCTGATTAAATGGATGGGATTTGTCatattcacaattttatatcgCTATACACAAAAGCACAtactatttgtatatattttaatgaaatattgctTGTTCATTGTGAACCTGCTCTATTTCTTCTATTCTTTATATCATAGTAGATTATTCTTCCCATatgaaattacattaaaacatCTACTAGTCAAAAGTTACTCCATTAAATCCAATTGTCAAAAATccaaaaatgcaaataattttgtaagataaaaataatgcaataaaccTTGCTCTTCTTTGGGTGAAGAATCCTTATTTTCAGTTTctgttttatcattttctccCTGTACATCACGTGTTTCATCCAATTTATTAGTATCATTAGTAGAATCATCTTGTGGGATCTTGTGGTCATCTTGATAATCTCTCATCGTTTTTTTATCGTCGTCcgaattattttctacatcaACTTTAATTTGCTCTTTAGAAACGTTCTCCTCAGACAACGTAAGATGTGTGTTTTTAGATTCAGATGCATTTTGTTTCATCagtttatatttgtgataatcCTTTGAGGCCTGTCTCATGCGAACTAAAAAGTCTGGTAAACCtagaaatatatgtacgtgtatatatattataattattttcacaatacATTAAGAAAAAGATCTTATCATTCACTTTGTAGTAAGAAAACAGACCTCTCAATGCTACCCATGCAGTAACAGCAGTTGGTACAGCGACACCAGGATCATCAAAGTAAGTGAGACCAAATTCGATGCCTGGCTCATGGAATTCTGTATAAGGCTTTATTACCATGTACGACCAGTATGTCTTGACTCTGTTACATACAAATTTCAGATTGAAATTGATCCATTAACAAAaagttcaaaatttatttgatatttaattctgTATACTCAATTATTCAactaaattatttctgtcaGTTAATGAAATGTACAAGTAAACAGAAGTGATcaattaagaatatttgatatatacatacaatatttatgcGATCTCTTGAATCTTTTTACATACCTATAAATTCCCCTTCTTTCAGGCACATCAGGATGTTCTGTTACTCGACTCACAATAATCACAAGTCCCTTGTCTCTATCCACGATCCATCGTCGTTGATATACATAATCTctgttagaaaataatttctacgcaatgcaaattaatcaattatcaaataagaagatttatttcacaataagAGATAGTAGATTTCAAACTTACAGGCCAAATCATCTCCCAATGAATAATGTCAGTACTATGACTAACGGATGATTCTAATTTTGGATCGGTTTCAATAATCGTTAATTCCTGAGCAGTGGGATCCCATTGTTTTCTATAATCTACATCAATTTGTACTTGCAGAAAATCATCGGCAGTAACATCAGAGAATGAACCATATACTTTGTATGCAAATAATCCTCCAGAATTAGgctctttttttctccataTCAACATATCTTGACGCTCGATAAAAGGCTGCCAACTATCTACtgttgtacattttataaattaaatagcaaaacatataaaaatagaaactataacaacttatattatattgaataattgatataagaAAAACTTACAATCTTGATTACAGGAAACAGAAGATTGAACTCCAttacatttacaatatttcacATTGGGCTGTACAACATCAATGACAATTCGCAAATGACATTTAGCACAGACCACTGTGGAGTCtcgcaatttataaattcctTCAATCTCACAATTATACCTGcaagaaatataaagtattattagaaaaatattattctagaaatattatacatacattttatcattataaacgTGTGTCACAATTACCTATTAATTTCCTCATCGCTTATTCTATCGCGATCCCAATTGTACACAGCTACCCCCGTCGCGCTTATCAAAAAATTCTTGGCGTTTTTGGCGAGTCTCAATCTCCATGATCGCATGAATTCTCTCAACGCTACTTCGTCCCATATTTTCGTATAGAGATGAAAAATCTGTATGTATCGCCTGATTCGTTGAGCGGCCACAAACTCGAATTGTTTCTTGCAAACTTGGGCAACCTGCGTGCTCTGTTCGCGGAACCACAAACTTATTCTCTTGCGGTAGCTGCCAAATTTACCGCGATTTTGCGTTTTCGAGCCGCAATGTTGCAAAATGATGGCTAATCTGTTACTATTGTGACTGTTGCAACTGGCATTGAACCGTTTGAAAGCATGACCGGTCAGTTTCCACGTGTACATCATTCGATCTCGGTGCTGCGTTATGTTGTGAACACTTTCCGCGCGGAGAGTacgattaattaatctatttactctcatttacatatatacgaaATCTTCCTACACAAATAACCGCGTGATCGCGAGTATCGCGTGGTGACACTATACGTAACACTTTGTGTTGTCGGTCCTGCTTTTTTTCGTTCACCCTATCGAAAAAACCGCGTGAAGGTTATACGTGTATATGAAACgcatcccttttttttttttttttttttcctaaagtTACGCACGTATACTTGATAGatcgtaattaaattaattataagaagaaATCACTGCTCGCATACATAACAGCCGCGCATACATAACCATCGATTGTCGACGGACGAAGAGGAGTTGCGCGGAGATGAATGTACGCATCGTACAGCGGCAAGAGGCGGggcgggggggagggggggggaaggTTTAGATTTCGAATTTTCAAGGACATgtcaaatttgattttttttgtttcgaagaaaaaaaaggtaaaaggtgaAGGAgcaattgcaatattttatttgaattttctaaTTCTATGAATTTACGTAGTTAATTCTATACATCACATGGCTAATTTACATTCAATTGATGACCGCCGATTATCGCCGATTGCAACCCGATATGTACCGTAGCGCGACAATTTGTCATTGAGTAGGGACTTTTAGACCCGTTTTACAATCAGTCGTTAGTCGTcaatcgtaaaaaataaaccaatcatattcttctttaaattcaactgtgattggttaatttcttacgacTCTATTGTAGAACGGGTCTTAGTATCCTATCTAGTCGCTAGAGGAGATTTTGACAAGACACGTGTGcgatctatataaatttttaaaccaaGTATATCGACGATATGGCGCGTTGTGAGTTTTTTAAAACGAATTACGATAACAGTAGTGATCAGTGTTTgttaattgcatatattttgcacgtaATCGATCCTATTTCTTTTAACGATGCTGCTAGGGTCTCGCggaagtaaatttaatatattaacgaaAATCATATACgactaatatatatagattaaataaaaatgttattgttcattaaaaaggtcattgtgaaaataaaaagatcggCAACGGTGGGATATACAGGCAAGTTTCGaatatcgtttttttattaacgtttTATCAGTTACAATTTtgattacatacatataatgtggATCCTTCTTTAAACACATGGTTGCTATGATACAAATGACGAGGATAAAAATTTGGAGTgcgtaaaaatgtaattagatgacaatttatttttgtttttattttcttttttttttcttttcttattacttCATTGGTCATGGCGATGGGCCAACTTTGaacgtatattaatataatataccgaGTTTGGCCCATGTCCACTAAGtgggtaggtaggtaggtaggtaatATCCTTGATCGCAATTAAATCGTCCCTAATTCGCTAATATTTTACACACTAACAGGTGCGCAATCGTCGCTCAAGACTGATGTCCGGTGTTAAAGATCTGATCGACCCGCCGATCTCAGGATTGTGTTTCTCACATCGACCACATAGAGAGGCTTCTTGGAGCTTTCAGTGTGCCAAATTCAAAggacaaatatttacaaaaatactgAATAGCAATCGACGGCAACGTATAgtgagtaatattatatttttatcaacaataaaatacatcttttttatgtttgatTTATCAGAAAAACCGAATCACATACAAAGGATTTCTGCAAAATTTCGATGTATTTTTGACTCTTAAACAGTTTGAAAAATCgtaatatcttaattatataattatttataattcgtgCTTAAATCTTCTTTTCTATAAGCAcagctttaaataaaaaaagaattttttaaattaatagacaGCTAACTACAGTGcaactttttaacaaaaattaacattaattctgtcgatatttttgatcgaaaaaaataatcgttataattatttgacaaatatCGTCCTCTCAAAAGCGCCCATTTGGATAGAATTGCATACGATTCAATGATTCGAGTAATTAGAATATCTAATTATAGAATCggatattctaattatatacgaGCACGAGGAAAaggtttaaaaattgaaaaataaaaatggaaaaaagtcCTCTGAACTTGGAACAACAATGTATGTATTGCCTTCACTTGTGTTCGTCGTGCAGCGACGAATGGCACACGTTTTTCTTTCCCTCCTTAGCATTATATACAGGACTGACCATTTATCAACAATTATTTGGAATATCATCCTTTAAGGTAAACAGCATCGAGTGGACAACAGGGAGACGCTAATCGGTCTAAGATCGCggttattgtaatatttgacTTTCCGCATCGCTTCCGTAATACTAATCAGCTTCTCCTGAGATTCGGTCGGTGATATGCAATTTGATTCCAAGATAATTGTAAAGTTCTGCGTAGATCACGGCATAATAATCAGTGAGATTttggtatatgtatatattttttgagtcgtatataaattatatccagTATTGATGATCgagaattttacaaaatgtacatACGCggttattttaaacaaacgagataattaaaaacgttttttttttatcgagataaataagatttgaatatattgcacatatctcaattttcatattctctttttttgctttttctattaacagaaattaaaaataaactattaaaaaatcccGGATATcagtaaagataattaatatattggaggatacataaaaatatttcgagcaGAATTGTTATATCACTAAATGAGCTAATAAGGAACTTTGACTGCAAAAATCAGTCCTTCGATTTAAAGAATCGCTTGATCGACGAGAAGAAAGTGATCGCGATAATAATCGCAGTCATCATTCGGCCATTTAATCCAAAGTTCACAAGTACCGTTTTCGAATACGACatattcttccttttcttgAGTCAAAATGTATTCGAGATCTTTTCGACTCAGAATCAAACCATCATGCAGCGAAGAATCTCGTACACAAAATTAGCAGCATCGCGTTTATATAATTCGATCGATCATGCTTTCAAACGTTAACCGTgtcagaatatatttaattatcgaattatatttaaatcaaagaCGTTTCGAGTagggaaataatatttcgatagggaaataaataatcttctaAAATCTTTTTAGATTTAACAGATAACTTTGTtctcttttctaattttccatttttcgtGCGACGAAATACGAATCGTTATCGTGTAGACTAATCAAACAGAATGTACTAATGTCTGGGTGAATGAGTCAATTGAATGAACACGATACTCTCTATTCACAGGGACGCTGGATGAACAATTCGTTTATTAACagtctattaaatattaatcatgaaTTACGACATCGCGGCCGGCAAATGTCATTCGTGCTAAATCTTGTTGATGAATAGAAATTAAGCTAATCGAACGCTTGCTGTTTATCAGTCGATGGCTTCGTGAATCACGCACGATTTGCACAATCgcgaaagatttaattaaaggtcatcattttaatatgtttaataatacagCTTGCGACAAGAATTCGGCgcgaatttattcaatttctcTGGCATGTGTGACTATGCAATATCTCATCAACTGCAAATGAAAGTTTCAATCACTAGATAAAATCAGTAAAAATAGACTTTATAGACGCTGATCAATctcacattaatatattaaagtaatttatatttttaaaaaatttataattgcaagtacataatttttagtttgatTGCCATTTCTACTTGCTTGTAGAAAATTTGATGATTTTCGTTGATATgctaaaatttgcaaatttattctgCAATTCTAAATCAGTAgtctatgaaaaaaagaaaagatacatGTTCAAGATTAaagaacaataattatatagttcgAAAATTTCAGGTTCAGAatcaaaatttctaaaatgcaAAGTGTGTTGAAACTTTTACTCGTGTACAAGTAAATCGCATTCTTCGATCTATCAAATCTGCATTACAATACATAGCGTAAGAATCGAAGAATAATTTCAGCcaaattagataaaaacaCAAGATTCATTTTGTAATTAACgcaaaattactttaattaagaaataatacgACGCATCATCATGTTAAGgattattcataataaattttgcattgtCTTTCGCATTCGTCCTTTATCAGCATCCTTTTTGTACATTTCACGCGGAAACGAGAAGCATGACTTCAAAGGCAAagcgtttaaattttatcccGGCAATCTCTTCTGATCGCCATACAGCGAAAGAGATtcagcatttatatatatatatatatacacacacacacacacacatatatatatatatatatatatatatatatatatatcctttctCGTATGAGAAAATATGAATGCGTAATTCCACATTTTGCATATTCGAAGAAATACAAGGAAAGAAAAGGACGAAATGTGTTCGAAACGAAAAGCCGCTTTCTCGCAGATTATTAATGCACGACCCTAGGTCATCCGCCTTGTGTGCGACCTGTCACTCTATTATGATCGATACTTTCACTGAGCCCGCCGAGCCCGTTGTCCCTCCGCTTTCCTTCCTgcgcataattaaaaaaaaaaaaaaaaaaaaaaaaaaaaaaaacttgactCGTACAAGTATGACCCCATATGGCGATGAACAATCACGAGGAGTATCGCTCGAGACGTTCCCCATAGCGCGACAACTCGTCGAACCattgtttgaaattaaaatagctTCTGAATGAAGATGCGGCCAAGCGTTTGCGTGTCTCGTCTCGCATCTCGTAGCTATTCTCAACGCTGTTTCGAAGTGCATCGCCGACTATTCGAACGGAACACACGGGATTTATCTTCGGGTAGACATTAAAATCATATGCACtccagaaagagaaagataatttaacgCAA
This Anoplolepis gracilipes chromosome 12, ASM4749672v1, whole genome shotgun sequence DNA region includes the following protein-coding sequences:
- the LOC140671786 gene encoding stAR-related lipid transfer protein 7, mitochondrial, coding for MRVNRLINRTLRAESVHNITQHRDRMMYTWKLTGHAFKRFNASCNSHNSNRLAIILQHCGSKTQNRGKFGSYRKRISLWFREQSTQVAQVCKKQFEFVAAQRIRRYIQIFHLYTKIWDEVALREFMRSWRLRLAKNAKNFLISATGVAVYNWDRDRISDEEINRYNCEIEGIYKLRDSTVVCAKCHLRIVIDVVQPNVKYCKCNGVQSSVSCNQDLDSWQPFIERQDMLIWRKKEPNSGGLFAYKVYGSFSDVTADDFLQVQIDVDYRKQWDPTAQELTIIETDPKLESSVSHSTDIIHWEMIWPKLFSNRDYVYQRRWIVDRDKGLVIIVSRVTEHPDVPERRGIYRVKTYWSYMVIKPYTEFHEPGIEFGLTYFDDPGVAVPTAVTAWVALRGLPDFLVRMRQASKDYHKYKLMKQNASESKNTHLTLSEENVSKEQIKVDVENNSDDDKKTMRDYQDDHKIPQDDSTNDTNKLDETRDVQGENDKTETENKDSSPKEEQGLLHYFYLTKLFAFLDF